DNA from Plutella xylostella chromosome 19, ilPluXylo3.1, whole genome shotgun sequence:
aattttgagttTTTCTAGTTCTTGCCAAAATTAGATGATTATTAATACGCAGTTTACTCTACCTTTATGTTTCTTATTGTGACATAGTGCTGTTTCTGCGACGATATCGCTTCTAGCGCCACATGGGGAGCCCCTTGTTTCATTGCCAAAGCTGGAGCAAACAATAaccacaaaattaaataacagttTTTATACACATTTCCCTTACAAAAAGTGTTAGTCTGccacttaatttaatttaggttTTCTTTGCTGTGAAGTGCCACTAACCAATCTTCTTAAAGATTCTTGGCAAGCAAATACAAAAGTGCATAGTATAAGTAGGTTTTAATGTCTGCTCAGCTGCAAATTTTGTAGATATATACCTGCGAAGAATCCAGCAGCTCTCCTCAGAGGCGACGTGCCGGTGCTGCTCATCTCGGTCCACAGTTTAGATGCATACGCAAAACTCTGTGGTGTGTTCTGAaaacaacattatttttaaataataaaactaacaaGAAACCaattctaaaatatatttttttgccttTAGCTGACCAATGGGTTGTACAAAAGGTCTGCAAGTAACAAATCAACTGTAGATATACCTAACCTAGATACATGCAGATCACTGATCTGAGTGGCTTATCCTTTCACCATAATGGATGTTCACCACAAATACCACAATATACAAGGTAGTCCAGCTCTGGTGTTAGTTACCAACACTCTAAGGAGTGGACCATTACCATAGTAAAGCGCTTAAATTACAGTCAAAGTATAATTTTTCTTGCAGTACCATGGTACTTTCtcaatttttacttacttgCTTGTAACATGCAGCAAAGACGAGCACCACAGGGTATTTGGGGAACTTTGTCATGTTGATCTGTTTCTCTTGCACCTTCTCAAACACTTTGTACATTTCCTCGTACATCTCATGATTGTATAACAAGTCCAACAAGATTTGGAAAGAAATCAACTGGTCAAAGAAACCATTGTTGGCTGGGTCAAAGAAACACtgtgaaaaaatacatagattgtatatttttttaatagataaTAGATAGTGGCATGCAAAAATTAAGCAGATTTTACTTTAATCACTAATTTTAAACATTctgggccttaccacaaaaatatAGACAGTatctaacagatgtttagcactgtcaaacgcctacaacatctgtcaaatttcgtttcaaacactagttaaacagtgtttaaagttttttgtgttagTAGTCTTTGTTCAAGCTACAAACAGTAACtgtttttattctattcttaaGACTCgcttttgttataaatttctTCAACTGACATGATTAAAGTggcaatttattaaattttattaaatatgtaaacaGATCCTTTTGTGGATTAGCAAGTATACCTGCAGGGCTTCATTTGGCGCATCGAGGAAGTGGAACATCCTCATCACCACCGGCCCAAATACAAATGATCCAAATCTGAACTCTGTATTTTGAGAGTTGAATCTGGAAAAAAGTACTATTGTTTAATAAAGTCTAATACAGGCCATTGGCTCTGATCTTTACAAATATGAATTACAATTAAGTATATAGAGGCACTAACCAATACTAAATGTTCAGTTTGTTACAgtattcattataatatttgagACAGCTcatgaaattaaaaagtatatgaataaaaattCTTTGTACTGACTTCTTGATCATATCCAGCACCAGCTGTAAGTCGGCGGGCTCGGCTAAATGAACCATATTCTTCAGGTCCTCTGTGAATATCATGTTCTTTTCATCACCGACAAACTCATTCATTTTGTTTCTAAACTTTTCAGAATAGCTTACAAACTGCTCTTTTACCCTTTTGCGTGTCTGTAGGTAAGCGTCTACACCGATGGCTGATGGTGCATAAAGGCACTGTACTGTAAagaaaatttatgaaataatagGATAATTAGGTGTTCATTAGatccattttttttaaatattaattttataaataatcaagtataatacaaataatgcggacttattatatattaagtgTACCGGGTAAACAAATAACTGAATATTTCACATTCTTTATAGGTTTTCGTTTACCTGAACATTAcataaaaattgaaattattttacaacatACAAACCTTTACTCGTGTGAATAGCATTCCGAGCTATGTTAAAACTGTTAATGTATCGTAAAGAATTCCTCATCGTTAAATTAACAAACAAAGACATTATTGgaaagttataataattacaattcAATTTCGATAACTATATGCGGTCTTAACTT
Protein-coding regions in this window:
- the LOC105390335 gene encoding pentatricopeptide repeat-containing protein 2, mitochondrial, with protein sequence MSLFVNLTMRNSLRYINSFNIARNAIHTSKVQCLYAPSAIGVDAYLQTRKRVKEQFVSYSEKFRNKMNEFVGDEKNMIFTEDLKNMVHLAEPADLQLVLDMIKKFNSQNTEFRFGSFVFGPVVMRMFHFLDAPNEALQCFFDPANNGFFDQLISFQILLDLLYNHEMYEEMYKVFEKVQEKQINMTKFPKYPVVLVFAACYKQNTPQSFAYASKLWTEMSSTGTSPLRRAAGFFAALAMKQGAPHVALEAISSQKQHYVTIRNIKAMGLAATGRIDDAFPVLRAVLDVDNPAQKDKHTFFEDTIETVRKAVDKSTDKDLHQEFSNIERALRDRNLIDNSQSLDTLLNNEIRGERKSQDQRFQAKRPFTRQRTVARPF